One stretch of bacterium DNA includes these proteins:
- a CDS encoding nucleotidyltransferase domain-containing protein: protein MSIDQKLNIEKITPELIDYIVQKIVREIQPEKIILFGSYARGDFNRESDLDLFIIKKSQESSRIMRRKVDALLWGRRFPIDIIVRKPEEVEWNFRAKNPFYLYHIFKDGKVVYEKE from the coding sequence ATGTCCATAGACCAAAAATTAAATATAGAAAAGATAACTCCCGAATTAATAGACTACATTGTCCAAAAAATTGTCCGGGAGATTCAGCCGGAGAAAATCATCCTCTTTGGCTCATATGCCAGAGGTGATTTTAACCGGGAGAGTGACCTTGATTTATTCATCATCAAAAAAAGTCAAGAATCCAGCCGGATCATGAGACGGAAAGTAGATGCTCTGCTCTGGGGAAGGCGGTTCCCGATTGATATAATCGTGCGAAAGCCTGAAGAAGTTGAATGGAATTTCCGGGCGAAAAACCCATTTTATCTTTATCACATCTTTAAGGATGGTAAGGTAGTCTATGAGAAAGAGTAG
- a CDS encoding PIN domain-containing protein, whose amino-acid sequence MENRARELSRSGIRPLDALHLASAEEAEADYFCTCDDKFLNRTKTIQGIKTRVVSPVELIEEIEKW is encoded by the coding sequence ATAGAAAATCGGGCGAGAGAATTAAGCAGATCGGGCATAAGGCCATTGGATGCATTACATTTAGCCTCAGCAGAAGAGGCAGAAGCAGATTATTTTTGTACTTGTGATGACAAATTTCTCAATAGGACGAAGACTATCCAGGGCATTAAGACAAGGGTAGTTTCACCTGTTGAATTGATAGAGGAGATCGAGAAATGGTAA
- a CDS encoding addiction module protein, with protein sequence MLKRGAQVLEEALSLPPGERAELIDKLLSSLDSPSRQRIDELWAQEAEDRLDAFERGEIETVSSQEVFDEIDKIIKKKI encoded by the coding sequence ATGTTAAAAAGAGGTGCCCAGGTTCTCGAAGAAGCTTTATCTCTTCCGCCTGGAGAAAGAGCCGAGTTAATTGATAAACTTTTATCCAGTCTCGATTCGCCTTCTCGCCAAAGAATAGATGAGTTATGGGCACAGGAAGCCGAGGACCGTCTCGACGCATTTGAACGGGGGGAAATCGAAACGGTCTCTTCTCAGGAAGTTTTTGATGAGATTGATAAGATTATTAAGAAGAAGATATAA
- the otsB gene encoding trehalose-phosphatase — MYSIKDPIAEWPRIKKELRSRPVLLLMNYEGILVPAPPSPPNLDYNLRELLISLRSKSSVTTGIISSLKLSSLQNLVRINGMYYSGNSGLEIRGPEMEFIHPACAQCAAELQSMKASLQERFCDLGEISVEDNGFSLSLGYQQADNNQKEVVRERIGAVIQPFLSSGTLRLVEGKDGLEILPVVNWDKGRVVKMFENLVSSRKAHPLTIYLGADNADEDAFRAIRGKGIGILVGRKNTTSAGYCLSGHSEVVDFLLLLESFY, encoded by the coding sequence ATGTACAGTATAAAAGATCCGATTGCGGAATGGCCGAGGATTAAAAAAGAATTACGAAGCAGGCCGGTGCTTCTTTTGATGAATTATGAAGGTATTCTGGTTCCCGCTCCACCATCTCCCCCGAATCTGGATTATAATCTTCGTGAGCTTCTCATTTCTCTCCGATCCAAGTCAAGTGTGACTACCGGTATCATCAGCAGCCTTAAATTAAGCAGCCTTCAAAATCTGGTCAGGATCAATGGCATGTACTATTCGGGAAATTCCGGATTGGAGATTCGGGGGCCGGAAATGGAATTTATCCATCCGGCCTGTGCCCAGTGTGCTGCTGAGCTTCAATCCATGAAGGCATCCCTGCAGGAGCGGTTCTGCGACCTTGGCGAAATTTCAGTCGAAGACAATGGATTTTCTCTCTCCCTTGGCTATCAACAGGCGGACAACAATCAGAAAGAAGTGGTGAGAGAGAGAATCGGTGCGGTTATTCAGCCCTTTTTGAGCTCAGGGACGCTCCGCCTTGTGGAAGGGAAAGATGGTCTGGAGATTCTTCCGGTTGTCAATTGGGACAAGGGAAGGGTTGTTAAGATGTTTGAAAACCTGGTATCCTCCCGGAAGGCGCACCCGCTGACCATTTATTTGGGCGCTGACAATGCGGATGAGGATGCCTTTCGGGCCATCAGGGGAAAAGGGATCGGGATACTGGTCGGACGAAAGAATACGACCTCTGCCGGGTATTGTCTCAGCGGGCATAGTGAAGTGGTGGATTTTTTGCTTCTCCTGGAGAGTTTTTATTGA
- a CDS encoding nucleotidyltransferase domain-containing protein, translating to MTLNFTMCHRKKIILFGSYARGDFTQESDLDLFIIKESKESSRIMRRKVDALLWGRRFPVDIIVRKPEEVEWNFRAKNPFYLYHIFKDGKVVYEKE from the coding sequence ATGACCCTTAATTTCACGATGTGCCATCGAAAGAAAATCATCCTCTTTGGCTCATATGCCAGAGGTGATTTTACCCAGGAGAGTGACCTTGATTTATTTATCATTAAGGAAAGTAAAGAATCCAGCCGGATCATGAGACGGAAAGTAGATGCTCTGCTCTGGGGAAGGCGGTTCCCGGTGGATATAATCGTGCGAAAGCCTGAAGAAGTTGAATGGAATTTCCGGGCGAAAAACCCATTTTATCTTTACCATATCTTTAAGGATGGGAAAGTAGTTTATGAGAAAGAGTAA
- a CDS encoding CooT family nickel-binding protein, whose product MCEANAYIDHEGKEELYMESVDVIKPEAENKLLIMNIFGDQKILQGRIKRISLLNHKILLERIK is encoded by the coding sequence GTGTGTGAAGCAAACGCCTATATCGATCACGAAGGGAAAGAAGAACTTTATATGGAATCGGTGGATGTCATTAAGCCGGAAGCGGAAAACAAGCTTTTGATCATGAACATTTTCGGTGATCAGAAAATTTTACAGGGAAGAATTAAAAGGATATCTCTGCTTAATCATAAGATTCTGCTGGAAAGAATTAAATAG
- the argS gene encoding arginine--tRNA ligase yields MKKILSKSIVNGLKSSVEKGLIPQEISWPKIYFEIPKEKKFGDLTTNIAFLLAPAAKMPPRKLAEIIIQNIPAWPKVVDKVEIAGSGFINLFLKPQFWHQILRQIQAKPKEFCSPAVGRGRKVNIEFVSANPTGPLHVGHGRCAVVGDTLARILEKVGYRVTREYYINDAGRQMEILGKSVLLRYYQEMGKDVPFLADGYQGEYIRDIARDLIREKGDSLLSMPEKEAVPLLTRIAADIILRQIQDDLVLSRVQFDQWFSERSLYDTGSVEKAIKYLRNKGWVYEQDGALWMKTSSVGDEKDRVVIRSSGEPTYYASDIAYHRNKFQRKYARLIDIWGADHHGYVNRIRAVARAFSVPEERVSILLVQLVRLMRGETPVNMSTRKATFTTLSEVIEEVGVDAARFFFLLRRFDTHLDFDLDLAKKQSSENPVYYTQYAHARVCSIFREIEKRGLLLPEPDLSLLQNAEEIQLIQKLSLYPQVLTEAAEALEPHRLTFYLIELATLFHKYYNLYRVISEDSRLSSARIVLVSAIRIVIADGLKLLGISTPTAM; encoded by the coding sequence ATGAAAAAAATTTTATCCAAAAGCATCGTAAATGGCCTTAAATCTTCAGTCGAAAAAGGATTGATTCCCCAGGAGATCTCCTGGCCAAAAATCTATTTTGAAATCCCGAAAGAGAAAAAATTCGGTGACCTGACGACCAATATTGCCTTTCTGCTTGCTCCGGCAGCTAAAATGCCACCCCGCAAGCTGGCCGAAATCATTATCCAGAACATCCCGGCCTGGCCAAAGGTTGTGGACAAGGTTGAGATTGCCGGAAGCGGGTTCATTAATCTTTTCCTGAAACCGCAGTTCTGGCATCAAATCCTGCGGCAGATTCAGGCCAAGCCGAAAGAGTTTTGCTCACCGGCAGTCGGAAGGGGACGGAAGGTAAATATTGAATTTGTCAGTGCCAACCCAACCGGCCCTCTGCACGTGGGGCATGGCCGGTGCGCAGTAGTCGGGGACACTCTGGCCCGGATACTTGAAAAGGTCGGCTACCGGGTAACCAGAGAGTATTACATTAATGATGCCGGAAGGCAGATGGAAATTCTTGGGAAATCGGTTCTGCTGCGCTACTATCAGGAGATGGGAAAAGATGTTCCTTTTCTCGCTGATGGCTATCAGGGTGAGTACATCCGGGATATCGCCCGCGATCTTATCAGGGAGAAGGGAGACAGCTTATTGTCGATGCCCGAGAAGGAGGCTGTTCCCCTCCTGACCAGGATCGCCGCTGATATAATCCTGCGGCAGATTCAGGATGACCTGGTCCTTTCCCGCGTCCAGTTCGATCAGTGGTTCAGTGAGAGGAGCCTGTATGATACCGGGTCAGTGGAAAAAGCCATAAAGTATCTCCGGAACAAGGGATGGGTTTACGAGCAGGATGGCGCGCTCTGGATGAAGACCTCAAGCGTGGGGGATGAAAAGGACCGGGTAGTGATCCGCTCCTCTGGTGAGCCGACCTACTATGCTTCTGACATCGCCTACCACCGGAACAAGTTTCAAAGGAAATATGCCCGGCTGATTGATATCTGGGGTGCGGACCACCACGGGTATGTCAACCGTATTCGGGCTGTTGCCAGGGCATTCTCGGTACCGGAGGAGAGAGTATCGATCCTCTTGGTCCAACTGGTCAGGCTGATGCGGGGAGAGACGCCGGTTAACATGTCTACCCGCAAGGCCACCTTTACCACACTCTCGGAGGTCATTGAGGAGGTCGGGGTAGATGCGGCCAGGTTTTTCTTTCTCCTGCGAAGGTTTGATACCCATCTTGATTTCGACCTTGATCTGGCCAAAAAGCAATCCAGTGAGAACCCGGTCTACTACACCCAGTATGCCCATGCGAGGGTATGCAGCATTTTCCGGGAAATTGAAAAAAGAGGACTTCTCCTTCCTGAGCCGGACCTGTCCCTGCTTCAGAATGCGGAAGAGATTCAACTGATTCAGAAGCTCTCCCTCTATCCACAGGTCCTGACCGAAGCCGCCGAAGCGCTTGAGCCTCACCGGCTTACTTTCTATCTGATTGAGCTTGCTACCCTGTTCCATAAATACTATAATCTTTATCGGGTAATCTCGGAAGATTCCCGTCTCTCATCTGCCCGCATCGTCCTTGTTTCGGCAATCCGGATTGTCATTGCCGATGGGCTGAAGTTGCTGGGTATTTCAACACCAACGGCGATGTAG
- a CDS encoding 30S ribosomal protein S1 — MTINNDPKDILLSEEDAILEKKSSHNPQQTLTSSKEEKRSSSAAGQGKMVSELEDTYKDDLDEEESMGEEELERLYTESLRHIEEGEVVKGTILRIMDEEVLVDIGYKSEGTIALREFRTPAGELNVKVGDVVDVFLETMEDSDDLIVLSKEKADKIKIWDDLMKIYENGETIEGRVIKRIKGGLTVDIGILGFLPGSQIDIKPIRDLDGLIGKVLKMKIIKLNKKRGNIVLSRRSLLEEERDKKRKVALETIEEGKLVKGIVKNITEYGAFIDLGGIDGLLHVTDMSWGRVRHPSELFVVGDEVEVMVLKFDQANERISLGLKQKTPDPWERVDEKYVIGSRVRGKVVSLTDYGAFVELEEGVEGLIHVSEMSWTRKIRHPSRVVAIGEIVEVIVLDVDKENKRISLGMKQTEPNPWLIIESKYQVGSKITGRVRNITDFGAFIELEEGVDGLVHISDISWTQRVKHPSEVLKKGEKIDAVILSIDTQNERLSLGIKQLQPDPWSKVEEKYPVGSIVPCKVLRLTDTGAVAELEGGVDGFIHVSEMGDESISNPKQVLSVGDEIVVKIIRTDIEARKIGLSIRGYEESAHSAELEEYRKRQKNQNAHATGGSSGNDAPASSPGREEKEEESLSS, encoded by the coding sequence ATGACCATTAACAACGATCCAAAAGACATTCTCCTGTCCGAGGAGGATGCGATTTTGGAAAAGAAAAGCAGCCACAATCCACAGCAAACGCTGACAAGCTCAAAGGAAGAGAAACGCTCCTCTTCCGCCGCAGGCCAGGGGAAAATGGTGTCCGAGCTCGAAGATACCTATAAGGATGACCTCGATGAGGAAGAATCCATGGGGGAAGAGGAGCTTGAGCGGTTGTATACCGAGAGTCTCCGGCATATCGAAGAGGGCGAGGTGGTCAAAGGGACGATACTTCGGATCATGGACGAGGAAGTCCTGGTTGATATCGGGTATAAGTCCGAAGGGACCATTGCGCTGCGGGAATTCCGGACTCCTGCCGGAGAGCTGAACGTCAAAGTCGGTGATGTGGTGGATGTCTTCCTTGAAACTATGGAAGATAGTGATGATTTGATTGTCTTGTCCAAAGAGAAGGCCGATAAGATCAAGATCTGGGATGACCTGATGAAGATCTATGAAAATGGAGAGACAATCGAGGGAAGAGTCATCAAACGGATTAAGGGCGGATTGACGGTCGATATCGGGATTCTCGGATTTTTACCCGGCTCGCAGATCGACATCAAGCCGATCAGGGATCTCGATGGTCTGATCGGTAAAGTCCTGAAGATGAAAATCATCAAATTAAATAAAAAGCGCGGCAATATCGTCTTATCCCGCAGATCCCTCCTGGAAGAGGAGCGGGACAAAAAGAGAAAAGTTGCCCTGGAAACCATCGAGGAAGGCAAGCTGGTCAAAGGAATTGTCAAAAATATCACTGAATACGGAGCTTTTATTGACCTGGGCGGCATCGATGGCCTGCTGCACGTGACCGACATGTCCTGGGGGAGGGTCCGCCATCCTTCGGAATTATTCGTGGTCGGTGATGAAGTGGAGGTCATGGTTTTGAAATTTGATCAGGCCAATGAGCGAATCTCTCTCGGCCTGAAGCAAAAAACCCCTGATCCGTGGGAGAGGGTGGATGAAAAGTACGTTATCGGCAGCCGCGTGCGCGGAAAAGTTGTCAGCCTGACCGATTACGGTGCTTTTGTCGAGCTGGAAGAAGGAGTCGAGGGTCTGATCCATGTTTCCGAAATGTCCTGGACCCGGAAAATCCGGCATCCTTCCCGCGTGGTAGCTATCGGTGAAATCGTCGAGGTGATCGTTCTGGATGTTGACAAGGAGAATAAGCGAATCTCCCTGGGCATGAAGCAGACCGAACCCAATCCCTGGCTGATCATCGAAAGCAAGTACCAGGTCGGATCGAAAATTACCGGACGGGTCCGGAATATAACTGATTTTGGTGCCTTCATTGAGCTTGAGGAAGGGGTCGATGGCCTGGTCCATATCTCCGATATTTCCTGGACCCAGCGGGTCAAGCATCCTTCCGAGGTTCTGAAAAAGGGAGAGAAGATTGATGCCGTGATTTTGAGCATCGATACCCAGAATGAGCGGCTTTCGCTCGGCATCAAACAGTTGCAGCCCGATCCCTGGTCCAAAGTGGAGGAAAAATATCCGGTAGGCAGCATCGTTCCCTGCAAGGTTTTGCGGCTGACCGATACGGGTGCAGTGGCTGAACTGGAAGGAGGCGTCGATGGCTTCATCCACGTGAGTGAGATGGGAGATGAATCGATCAGCAATCCCAAGCAGGTTCTGTCTGTAGGCGATGAGATCGTGGTTAAAATTATCCGGACCGATATCGAAGCCAGAAAGATCGGCCTCAGCATCAGGGGATATGAGGAATCAGCCCACAGTGCTGAGCTGGAAGAGTATCGGAAGCGGCAGAAAAACCAGAATGCTCATGCCACCGGCGGATCATCAGGAAATGATGCTCCGGCTTCCTCTCCTGGCCGGGAGGAGAAAGAGGAAGAGTCTTTATCCTCGTAA
- a CDS encoding SPOR domain-containing protein — protein MSMQTQGEFIQKQENPARGRPGGRQSLAARTTFTAGRTVWLAGLLLILFAILGTMIHLREKLAIQDSVKELESQVKAANSQDQFTFFHTLPDIKMDMGRARKIHLSPGIAQASQSGGRYTIQVAALRMRNEAEKIMQSLRARGYSAYLTTGDSEDRNTSWYRIRIGGFSDRLEAERQLQSLSEKAGFHGFVIAATQ, from the coding sequence ATGAGCATGCAAACTCAAGGTGAATTCATTCAGAAGCAGGAAAATCCTGCCAGGGGACGACCTGGTGGCCGTCAATCTTTGGCCGCCCGCACAACTTTTACCGCCGGTCGAACGGTTTGGCTGGCTGGCCTGCTGCTTATCCTTTTCGCTATCCTGGGGACGATGATTCACCTGAGAGAAAAGCTTGCCATTCAGGATAGTGTCAAGGAACTGGAATCCCAGGTCAAGGCGGCAAACAGCCAGGATCAGTTTACCTTCTTTCACACCCTGCCGGATATCAAGATGGATATGGGACGAGCTCGCAAAATCCATTTATCCCCTGGTATTGCGCAAGCCTCTCAAAGCGGCGGCAGGTATACTATTCAGGTTGCAGCTCTCAGGATGCGAAACGAAGCGGAAAAGATAATGCAGTCGTTACGGGCCAGAGGATATTCAGCATATCTGACCACCGGGGATTCCGAGGATAGAAACACCTCCTGGTATCGGATCAGGATCGGCGGATTTTCTGATCGTCTGGAAGCTGAACGGCAGCTTCAAAGCCTGAGTGAGAAAGCCGGGTTTCATGGTTTTGTTATCGCTGCAACGCAATAA
- the cmk gene encoding (d)CMP kinase: MEQAGKKGLIIAIDGPSAAGKSTVGKLLARRYNYTYIDTGAMYRALALKAIQAGIADDDEASLTDLLHHNSISLHNVSGEECKGSDCCLNLRVFWNAEDVTSLIRTQQVGMMASRISALPGVRLAMVEIQRQIGRQGAVVMDGRDIGSFVFPDADKKFFLDASLEERARRRFEELRSRGMEVSFPEVMADLAERDRNDRSRQLAPLVKTEDAIVIDSTHRSIEEVGDIMARKIGI, from the coding sequence TTGGAGCAGGCAGGAAAAAAAGGATTAATCATTGCCATTGACGGCCCTTCGGCTGCCGGTAAAAGCACCGTGGGAAAGTTACTGGCCAGGCGGTATAATTACACCTACATCGACACCGGGGCCATGTACCGGGCGCTGGCCTTGAAGGCAATTCAGGCAGGCATTGCCGATGATGACGAGGCATCATTAACCGATCTTCTCCATCACAACAGCATTTCCCTGCACAATGTGTCTGGCGAGGAGTGCAAAGGGAGTGACTGCTGCTTGAACCTGCGGGTATTTTGGAACGCCGAGGATGTCACTTCCCTGATCCGGACCCAGCAGGTTGGCATGATGGCTTCAAGGATTTCGGCTCTCCCCGGGGTAAGACTGGCCATGGTTGAGATTCAGCGGCAAATCGGTCGGCAGGGGGCTGTGGTTATGGATGGCCGGGACATCGGAAGCTTTGTCTTTCCCGATGCGGATAAGAAATTTTTCCTGGACGCCAGCCTGGAGGAGCGTGCCCGGCGGCGGTTTGAAGAGTTGCGGTCAAGGGGCATGGAGGTGAGCTTCCCGGAAGTCATGGCGGATTTAGCCGAGCGCGACCGGAACGACCGGAGTCGGCAGCTCGCTCCACTGGTTAAGACTGAGGATGCGATTGTAATCGATTCCACTCACCGGAGCATTGAAGAGGTTGGAGACATCATGGCCCGGAAAATTGGTATCTGA
- a CDS encoding type II toxin-antitoxin system RelE/ParE family toxin, whose protein sequence is MDVEFLKPAQAELIEAVGYYNAQKEGLGFEFAEEVKETIERIIQYPEAWSLISQRTRRCRTKRFPYGIIYQIRGNTILVIAVMHLHREPRSWRGRVN, encoded by the coding sequence ATGGACGTTGAATTTCTTAAACCTGCCCAAGCAGAACTTATCGAAGCCGTTGGTTATTATAATGCACAAAAAGAAGGGCTTGGCTTTGAATTCGCTGAGGAAGTTAAAGAAACCATCGAAAGAATCATTCAATATCCTGAAGCGTGGTCATTGATTTCCCAGAGAACCCGCCGTTGCAGGACTAAAAGGTTTCCATACGGGATTATCTATCAGATACGAGGTAATACCATTCTCGTTATAGCCGTCATGCATCTTCATCGGGAACCTCGATCGTGGAGGGGGAGAGTTAACTAA
- a CDS encoding HEPN domain-containing protein: MRKSRLPMARSEEEIKLVDSWLKFARENLALARSGMKEDFAPCHTVCFLCRGSAEKYLKAFLIWNGWELKKTHDLEELLAFCMDFEPEFQNLREECGLFNEYITEARYPGDLPFESICQEDAQEALEAASKIEEFVLNKVHLS; the protein is encoded by the coding sequence ATGAGAAAGAGTAGGCTGCCTATGGCCAGGAGTGAGGAAGAGATAAAACTGGTCGATTCCTGGCTGAAATTTGCCCGGGAAAATCTCGCTCTTGCACGCTCAGGGATGAAAGAGGATTTTGCACCCTGCCATACAGTCTGCTTTCTGTGTCGGGGGAGTGCAGAGAAGTACTTGAAAGCATTTTTAATATGGAACGGATGGGAGCTTAAGAAAACTCACGACCTGGAAGAGCTGTTGGCCTTTTGTATGGATTTTGAACCGGAATTCCAAAATCTCAGGGAAGAGTGCGGGCTATTCAATGAGTACATTACCGAAGCTCGCTATCCAGGTGATCTGCCCTTTGAGAGTATCTGCCAGGAAGATGCTCAAGAGGCTCTTGAAGCCGCAAGTAAAATTGAAGAATTCGTGTTGAATAAGGTGCATCTTTCATAA